Proteins encoded together in one Kitasatospora albolonga window:
- a CDS encoding SfnB family sulfur acquisition oxidoreductase, producing MIRDDAEALRTAAGLAEEFRPGASGRDARRELPRAELDRLTATGLLAITVPAEYGGADVPAATLAEVFRLLASADASLAQIPQSHFAYVNVLRQQGSDEQRAFFFGEVLAGRRFGNAQSEAGTRHLQDIRTRLTAAGDGSYLLTGVKNYSTGALFADWIPVLARTGDDDLLHVAYVPADAPGLTVTDDWDGMGQRTTASGTVRLESVRVPEAHVVPHHLTFTGPQLHGAIAQLLHTAIDAGIAAGALAEAVDFVRTRSRPWFESGYDTAAEDPLLIQRFGELDLRRRAADALLATAAHAVDAARADLDDDSAAEASVAVAAAKAYAGSAALEIADALFEVSGTRAALDSLNLHRHWRDARTHTLHDPARWKIQHIGRYVLNGTRPPRHGLL from the coding sequence GTGATCCGCGACGACGCCGAGGCGCTGCGCACCGCCGCCGGACTCGCCGAGGAGTTCCGCCCGGGCGCCTCCGGCCGGGACGCCCGGCGCGAGCTGCCCCGCGCCGAGCTGGACCGGCTCACCGCCACCGGCCTCCTCGCCATCACTGTCCCGGCCGAGTACGGCGGGGCCGATGTCCCGGCCGCCACCCTCGCGGAGGTCTTCCGGCTGCTCGCCTCCGCCGACGCCAGCCTGGCGCAGATCCCGCAGAGCCACTTCGCGTACGTCAACGTCCTCCGTCAGCAGGGCAGTGACGAGCAGCGGGCCTTCTTCTTCGGCGAGGTGCTGGCCGGCCGCCGCTTCGGCAACGCCCAGTCCGAGGCCGGGACCAGGCACCTCCAGGACATCCGCACCCGGCTCACCGCGGCCGGGGACGGCTCGTACCTCCTGACCGGCGTGAAGAACTACTCCACCGGGGCCCTCTTCGCCGACTGGATTCCCGTCCTCGCCCGCACCGGGGACGACGACCTGCTCCATGTCGCGTACGTCCCCGCCGATGCCCCCGGCCTCACCGTCACCGACGACTGGGACGGCATGGGCCAGCGGACGACGGCGAGCGGCACGGTGCGCCTGGAGTCCGTCCGGGTCCCGGAAGCCCACGTCGTCCCCCACCACCTCACCTTCACCGGCCCCCAACTTCACGGCGCCATCGCCCAGTTGCTGCACACGGCCATCGACGCCGGGATCGCGGCGGGCGCGCTGGCCGAGGCGGTGGATTTCGTGCGGACGCGGAGTCGGCCCTGGTTCGAGAGCGGGTACGACACCGCCGCCGAGGACCCCCTCCTCATCCAGCGCTTCGGTGAACTCGACCTCCGCCGCAGGGCCGCCGACGCCCTGCTCGCCACCGCCGCGCACGCCGTGGACGCGGCCCGCGCCGACCTGGACGACGACAGCGCGGCCGAGGCGTCGGTCGCGGTCGCGGCGGCGAAGGCGTACGCCGGGAGCGCGGCCCTGGAGATCGCGGACGCGCTCTTCGAGGTGTCCGGCACCCGGGCCGCGCTCGACAGCCTCAACCTGCACCGGCACTGGCGCGACGCCCGCACCCACACCCTGCACGACCCCGCGCGCTGGAAGATCCAGCACATCGGCCGGTACGTCCTCAACGGCACCCGCCCGCCCCGCCACGGCCTGCTCTGA
- a CDS encoding FMN reductase (NADPH): MATVLSVSGSPSATSRTARLLRHLDADLIAQGHEVIPLDVRTLPAEALLGADFAHPEIVRATELFARADGIVIGTPVYKAAYSGLLKTLLDLLPQYALTGKTVLPLATGGTTAHVLALDYALRPVLSSMGAAHIVPGWFVLDRHITTGDDGGVVLDPASAAPLDQVVAQFAAALDRTVPTATAPTTGTGTATATVPVPATR; this comes from the coding sequence ATGGCCACCGTCCTGTCGGTCTCCGGCAGCCCCTCCGCCACCTCCCGCACCGCCCGGCTGCTGCGCCACCTCGACGCCGACCTGATCGCCCAGGGCCACGAGGTGATACCCCTTGATGTCCGTACGCTGCCCGCCGAGGCCCTCCTCGGCGCCGATTTCGCGCACCCCGAGATAGTCCGCGCCACCGAGCTGTTCGCCCGCGCCGACGGCATCGTCATCGGCACCCCCGTCTACAAGGCCGCCTACTCCGGGCTCCTCAAGACGCTCCTGGACCTGCTGCCCCAGTACGCCCTGACCGGGAAGACCGTCCTCCCGCTGGCGACCGGCGGCACCACCGCCCACGTCCTGGCGCTCGACTACGCCCTGCGACCGGTGCTCTCGTCGATGGGCGCCGCGCACATTGTCCCGGGCTGGTTCGTCCTGGACCGGCACATCACGACGGGCGACGACGGGGGAGTGGTGCTCGACCCCGCATCCGCCGCCCCGCTCGACCAGGTGGTCGCCCAGTTCGCTGCCGCCCTGGACCGGACCGTGCCCACCGCCACCGCGCCCACCACGGGCACGGGGACCGCCACCGCCACCGTGCCCGTCCCCGCCACCCGTTGA
- a CDS encoding aldehyde dehydrogenase (NADP(+)) has product MSAAPVWSVDPRSGNPREQVAVEATAEEVDRAVRAAHSVRGALADRTARAAFLRTAAELLEESGPHIIEAADAETALGPARLTGELARTAAQLRDFAEAVEEGAYLDIRIDHEDGSRTPPRPDLRRWKIPLGTVAVYAASNFPLAFSVPGGDTASALAAGCPVVVKAHPGHPATSELCASVLRRAAARTGLPEDVVTLVHGFDAGVGLIRHPLVSAAGFTGSVRGGRALFDAAAARPVPIPFHGELGSLNPVVVTRAAAAGRAGEIGAGLGASMTLGVGQFCTKPGFVLAPVGDAGDRLVKALTETVSSTGSGVMLDHRMRDAFLTGVRERAELPDVEAPVTPGAGSDHTVSAGFLTVPASRLTADGPHDALLEECFGPVTVIARYGSGDEAAAVLARLPGNLTATVQTATEGEDPEAAGLLAALTPLAGRILVNGWPTGVAVAPAQHHGGPYPATTSPTTSVGATAIERWLRPVTYQNTPDALLPPELREANPLGLPRRVG; this is encoded by the coding sequence GTGAGCGCAGCACCCGTCTGGAGCGTCGACCCCCGCAGCGGGAACCCTCGCGAGCAGGTCGCGGTGGAGGCCACCGCCGAGGAGGTCGACCGGGCGGTCCGGGCGGCCCACTCCGTACGCGGGGCGCTGGCCGACCGGACGGCGCGCGCCGCGTTCCTGCGTACGGCGGCGGAGCTGCTGGAGGAGTCCGGGCCGCACATCATCGAGGCCGCCGACGCGGAGACCGCCCTCGGACCGGCCCGGCTCACCGGGGAACTCGCGCGCACGGCCGCCCAGTTGCGGGACTTCGCGGAGGCCGTCGAGGAGGGCGCCTACCTCGACATCCGCATCGACCACGAGGACGGCTCCCGCACCCCGCCCCGGCCCGATCTGCGCCGCTGGAAGATCCCGCTCGGGACCGTCGCCGTCTACGCGGCGAGCAACTTCCCGCTCGCCTTCTCCGTCCCCGGCGGCGACACCGCCAGCGCGCTGGCCGCGGGCTGCCCGGTCGTCGTCAAGGCCCACCCCGGCCACCCCGCCACCTCCGAACTCTGCGCCTCGGTCCTCCGCCGCGCCGCCGCCCGCACCGGGCTGCCCGAGGACGTGGTCACCCTGGTCCACGGGTTCGACGCGGGCGTCGGGCTGATCCGCCATCCGCTGGTGAGCGCGGCGGGATTCACCGGCTCGGTACGCGGCGGACGCGCCCTGTTCGACGCGGCGGCGGCCCGCCCCGTGCCCATCCCCTTCCACGGCGAACTCGGCTCGCTCAACCCGGTCGTGGTCACCCGGGCCGCCGCGGCCGGGCGCGCGGGCGAGATCGGCGCGGGGCTCGGCGCCTCGATGACCCTGGGCGTCGGCCAGTTCTGCACGAAGCCGGGGTTCGTCCTCGCCCCGGTCGGCGACGCGGGCGACCGGCTGGTCAAGGCCCTCACCGAGACGGTCAGTTCCACCGGCTCCGGCGTGATGCTGGACCACCGGATGCGGGACGCGTTCCTCACCGGCGTACGGGAACGGGCCGAACTCCCGGACGTCGAGGCCCCGGTCACTCCCGGCGCGGGCAGCGACCACACCGTCTCCGCCGGATTCCTGACCGTCCCGGCGAGCCGGCTGACCGCCGACGGCCCGCACGACGCGCTCCTGGAGGAGTGCTTCGGCCCGGTCACCGTGATCGCCCGGTACGGCTCCGGGGACGAGGCCGCCGCCGTCCTCGCCCGGCTCCCCGGCAACCTCACCGCCACCGTCCAGACCGCGACGGAGGGCGAGGACCCGGAGGCCGCCGGGCTCCTCGCCGCCCTCACCCCGCTCGCCGGGCGCATCCTGGTCAACGGCTGGCCGACCGGCGTCGCCGTCGCCCCCGCCCAGCACCACGGCGGCCCGTATCCGGCCACCACCTCGCCCACCACCTCGGTCGGCGCGACGGCCATCGAGCGCTGGCTGCGCCCGGTGACGTACCAGAACACCCCCGACGCGCTCCTCCCGCCGGAGCTGCGCGAGGCCAACCCGCTGGGCCTGCCCCGCCGCGTGGGCTGA
- a CDS encoding monooxygenase, with amino-acid sequence MSTAAPTQWKTLPAPDSPRSWIERAAEVAAILATDAAARDKAGATPYTEVQLLKDSGLVTLLGPAEHGGGGQDWTTAYRVIREVAKADGSIGQLLGYHYLWNWAARLVGTREQWEHVEAEAVRQTWFFGGAVNPRDTDVVVTEDGDDLVFTGAKTFSTGSKVSDVTVLEGVLEGTDQHIFAIVPSDSEGLVFHDDWDNIGQRLTESGGVTIDGVRTPWASAAGYVDKEFRPRVYNTLNVPTIQLVFISFYLGIAAGALETAATYTRTKTRSWLHGGYDRAVDEPYVIDTYGDLTAKLWAVEALADAVAAEGQKLHDAPDEVTEQSRAAFEVRVAAAKARATEVALEVTSRIFEVTGARSTASAEGLDRFWRNVRTHTLHDPVAYKRREVGRHVLTGELPEPTWYS; translated from the coding sequence ATGAGCACCGCAGCGCCCACCCAGTGGAAGACCCTCCCGGCCCCCGACAGCCCCCGGAGCTGGATCGAGCGCGCGGCCGAGGTCGCCGCGATCCTCGCCACCGACGCCGCCGCCCGTGACAAGGCGGGCGCCACCCCGTACACCGAGGTCCAGCTGCTCAAGGACTCCGGGCTCGTCACCCTGCTCGGCCCGGCCGAACACGGCGGCGGGGGCCAGGACTGGACGACCGCGTACCGGGTGATCCGCGAGGTCGCCAAGGCCGACGGCTCCATCGGGCAGCTCCTCGGCTACCACTACCTCTGGAACTGGGCCGCCCGCCTCGTCGGCACCCGCGAGCAGTGGGAGCACGTCGAGGCCGAGGCGGTCCGGCAGACCTGGTTCTTCGGCGGTGCCGTCAACCCGCGCGACACCGACGTGGTGGTCACGGAGGACGGCGACGACCTCGTCTTCACCGGGGCCAAGACCTTCTCCACCGGCAGCAAGGTCTCCGACGTCACCGTCCTCGAAGGCGTCCTGGAAGGCACCGACCAGCACATCTTCGCCATCGTGCCCTCCGACAGCGAGGGGCTGGTCTTCCACGACGACTGGGACAACATCGGCCAGCGCCTCACCGAGAGCGGCGGCGTCACCATCGACGGCGTCCGCACCCCGTGGGCCTCGGCCGCCGGTTACGTGGACAAGGAGTTCCGGCCGCGCGTCTACAACACCCTCAACGTGCCCACGATCCAGCTGGTGTTCATCAGCTTCTACCTCGGCATCGCCGCCGGGGCCCTGGAGACCGCCGCCACCTACACCCGCACCAAGACCCGCTCCTGGCTGCACGGCGGGTACGACCGGGCCGTCGACGAGCCGTACGTCATCGACACGTACGGCGATCTCACCGCCAAGCTCTGGGCCGTCGAGGCCCTGGCCGACGCCGTGGCCGCCGAGGGGCAGAAACTGCACGACGCCCCCGACGAGGTGACCGAGCAGTCCCGCGCCGCGTTCGAGGTCCGGGTCGCCGCGGCCAAGGCCCGCGCCACCGAGGTGGCCCTGGAGGTCACCAGCCGCATCTTCGAGGTGACCGGAGCCCGCTCCACCGCCTCCGCCGAGGGGCTCGACCGCTTCTGGCGCAACGTCCGCACCCACACCCTGCACGACCCGGTCGCCTACAAGCGCCGCGAGGTCGGCCGCCACGTCCTGACCGGCGAACTCCCCGAACCCACCTGGTACTCCTGA
- a CDS encoding dimethyl sulfone monooxygenase SfnG, which yields MPTPPSADPVRFAYWVPNVSGGLVTSTIEQRTDWGYDYNRELAVLAENNGFDYALSQVRYMASYGAEYQHESTSFSLALLLATQRLKVIAAVHPGLWHPGVLAKLGATADHLSNGRFAVNVVSGWFKDEFTALGEPWLEHDERYRRSEEFIRALRAIWTEDHAELAGDFYRVRDFTLKPKPLVSPERPHPEIFQGGNSTAARKMAGRVSDWYFSNGKDFDGVTEQIRDVRASADSAGRTPPRFGLNGFLIARDTEAEARDTLREIVAKADTEAVHGFGSAVKQAGRSTADGKGMWQDSSFEDLVQYNDGFRTGLIGTPEQIAERIVAYKRLGVDLLLLGFLHYHEEVEYFGKNVLPLVRELEEHPAPLSPKGLS from the coding sequence ATGCCCACTCCGCCCTCCGCCGACCCGGTCCGCTTCGCGTACTGGGTGCCCAACGTCAGCGGCGGTCTCGTCACCTCCACCATCGAGCAGCGCACCGACTGGGGGTACGACTACAACCGCGAACTCGCCGTCCTCGCCGAGAACAACGGCTTCGACTACGCGCTCAGCCAGGTCCGCTACATGGCCAGCTACGGCGCCGAGTACCAGCACGAGTCCACCTCCTTCAGCCTCGCCCTGCTGCTCGCCACCCAGCGGCTGAAGGTCATCGCCGCCGTCCACCCGGGCCTCTGGCACCCCGGCGTGCTCGCCAAACTGGGCGCCACCGCCGACCACCTGAGCAACGGGCGGTTCGCCGTCAACGTGGTCAGCGGCTGGTTCAAGGACGAGTTCACCGCGCTCGGCGAACCCTGGCTGGAGCACGACGAACGCTACCGCCGCTCCGAGGAGTTCATCCGGGCCCTGCGCGCCATCTGGACCGAGGACCACGCCGAACTCGCCGGGGACTTCTACCGCGTCCGGGACTTCACCCTGAAGCCCAAGCCGCTCGTCTCACCGGAGCGCCCGCACCCGGAGATCTTCCAGGGCGGCAACTCCACCGCCGCCCGGAAGATGGCCGGACGTGTCTCCGACTGGTACTTCTCCAACGGCAAGGACTTCGACGGCGTCACCGAACAGATCAGGGACGTCCGCGCCTCCGCCGACAGCGCCGGACGCACCCCGCCCCGCTTCGGCCTCAACGGCTTCCTCATCGCCCGCGACACCGAGGCCGAGGCCCGCGACACCCTCCGCGAGATCGTCGCCAAGGCCGACACGGAGGCCGTCCACGGCTTCGGTTCGGCCGTCAAGCAGGCAGGACGCTCCACCGCCGACGGCAAGGGCATGTGGCAGGACTCCTCCTTCGAGGACCTCGTCCAGTACAACGACGGATTCCGTACGGGGCTGATCGGCACCCCGGAACAGATCGCGGAGCGCATCGTCGCCTACAAGCGCCTCGGCGTGGACCTGCTCCTCCTCGGCTTCCTCCACTACCACGAGGAGGTCGAGTACTTCGGCAAGAACGTCCTCCCCCTCGTACGGGAGTTGGAAGAACACCCCGCCCCCCTCTCCCCGAAAGGTCTCTCATGA
- a CDS encoding ABC transporter permease has translation MTSTVIAPPPLAPALAAPRARAHEVDNRAAYVSFGLAYLLGHGAAAVSGGDSPWIALPGWLPVTLLGTGLVTGIVLATRAALRAQRGAAAPDVLSGKLLGAAWVVAFTALFLAITGLTSVLGDPELRSVLWPAGSGLVVGLLYLAEGSVRRNLLHYGLGGWLALVSTAALLFASPGLFWVLAVAGGGAYALAAPLEHRRLRALAP, from the coding sequence ATGACCAGTACCGTCATCGCCCCGCCGCCCCTCGCCCCGGCCCTTGCGGCACCCCGGGCCCGGGCCCACGAGGTCGACAACCGCGCGGCCTACGTGAGTTTCGGGCTCGCCTACCTGCTCGGCCACGGCGCCGCCGCGGTCTCCGGGGGCGACTCCCCCTGGATCGCCCTGCCCGGCTGGCTGCCCGTGACCCTGCTCGGTACGGGGCTGGTGACCGGCATCGTCCTGGCCACCCGCGCCGCCCTGCGGGCCCAGCGCGGGGCCGCCGCCCCGGACGTGCTGTCCGGCAAACTGCTCGGCGCCGCCTGGGTCGTCGCGTTCACGGCCCTGTTCCTCGCCATCACGGGCCTCACGTCCGTCCTCGGCGATCCAGAACTCCGGAGCGTCCTCTGGCCCGCGGGGTCCGGCCTGGTCGTCGGGCTGCTCTACCTCGCCGAGGGCTCCGTACGCCGCAATCTGCTGCACTACGGTCTCGGCGGCTGGCTCGCCCTGGTCTCCACGGCGGCGCTGCTGTTCGCGTCCCCCGGCCTCTTCTGGGTGCTCGCCGTGGCGGGCGGCGGTGCCTACGCCCTCGCCGCGCCGCTCGAACACCGCCGCCTCCGCGCCCTGGCGCCGTAG
- a CDS encoding alkanesulfonate monooxygenase: MSLTFHWFLPTNGDSRHVVGGGHGTPVTAAGGDRPPTVRYLAQIARAAEDVGFTGVLTPTGAWCEDAWLTTAMVSQHTERLKFLVAFRPGFVSPTLAAQMASTYQRQTGGRLLLNVVTGGESHEQRAYGDFLDKDARYARTGEFLEIVRQLWDGKTVDLDGDHLHVEQARLTQLPDPVPEVYFGGSSPAAGRVAARHADVYLTWGEPPAQVAEKIAWIRKLAAEQGRTVRFGIRLHVITRDTSEAAWAEADRLLAGFDPETVRSVQEGLRRSESEGQRRMLDLHGGGRDGLEIHPNLWAGIGLVRGGAGTALVGSHAEVADRIREYHALGIDEFVLSGYPHLEEAYWFGEGVLPRLADAGLWTHPAGPLRPAPATEIPFAGGAR, translated from the coding sequence ATGTCCCTGACCTTCCACTGGTTCCTGCCCACCAACGGCGACAGCCGCCATGTCGTCGGCGGCGGCCACGGAACCCCGGTCACGGCGGCGGGCGGCGACCGCCCGCCGACCGTCCGCTACCTCGCCCAGATCGCCCGCGCCGCCGAGGACGTCGGCTTCACCGGGGTGCTCACCCCCACCGGGGCCTGGTGCGAGGACGCCTGGCTCACCACCGCGATGGTCAGCCAGCACACCGAGCGGCTGAAGTTCCTGGTCGCCTTCCGCCCCGGCTTCGTCTCACCGACGCTGGCCGCCCAGATGGCCTCCACCTACCAGCGGCAGACCGGCGGCCGGCTGCTGCTCAACGTCGTCACGGGCGGCGAGAGCCATGAGCAGCGCGCCTACGGGGACTTCCTCGACAAGGACGCCCGCTACGCCCGCACCGGCGAATTCCTGGAGATCGTCCGGCAGTTGTGGGACGGCAAGACCGTCGACCTGGACGGCGACCACCTGCACGTCGAGCAGGCCCGGCTCACCCAGCTCCCCGACCCCGTCCCCGAGGTCTACTTCGGCGGCTCCTCCCCGGCCGCCGGACGCGTCGCCGCCCGCCACGCGGACGTCTACCTCACCTGGGGCGAACCGCCCGCCCAGGTCGCGGAGAAGATCGCCTGGATACGGAAGCTCGCCGCCGAACAGGGCCGTACCGTACGGTTCGGCATCCGGCTGCACGTGATCACCCGGGACACGTCCGAGGCGGCCTGGGCCGAGGCGGACCGGCTGCTGGCAGGCTTCGACCCGGAGACCGTCCGCTCGGTCCAGGAGGGGCTGCGGCGCAGCGAGTCGGAGGGCCAGCGGCGGATGCTGGATCTGCACGGCGGCGGCCGGGACGGTCTGGAGATCCACCCGAACCTGTGGGCGGGCATCGGCCTGGTCCGGGGCGGCGCGGGTACGGCCCTGGTCGGCAGCCACGCGGAGGTCGCGGACCGGATCAGAGAGTACCACGCCCTGGGCATCGACGAGTTCGTGCTCTCCGGCTACCCGCACCTGGAGGAGGCGTACTGGTTCGGCGAGGGCGTCCTGCCCCGGCTGGCGGACGCGGGCCTCTGGACACACCCGGCGGGCCCGCTCCGCCCGGCACCCGCCACGGAGATCCCGTTCGCGGGCGGGGCACGGTAG
- a CDS encoding penicillin-binding protein, which produces MNKTIRRASAFCLLMVLALLVRATWVQGYEAKALADNEHNRRNTIAQYAHPLGDIIVAGSPVTGSKGTSGGDLRYKRTYTQGELYAAVTGYSSQAYGATQLEGIYSGVLDGTDDRLKNPADLITGRQAVPGNVLTTIDPGVQKAAYEALGGDKGAAVAIDPKTGRILGMVSTPSYDPSEISGTGDGDAWRKLLDDKDKPLVNRALRQPLAPGSTFKLVVAAAALENGLYGSVDEATDSPDPYTLPGTRTILRNENASAPCENATLRTALQYSCNNVFAKAAADLGQDKVKEMADAFGFDTEKLDVPVRASKSVYPTGMDKAQTALTGIGQFEVTATPLQMAMVTAALANGGELAAPHMVSSVTDGDGSALEKTEDGDTKRVVDEKTAEQLRSAMVTVVEEGTGTNARIAGAEVGGKTGTAQNGVDNSNTPYAWFTSYAKDDSSGKEVAVAVIVEDSGSARSEVSGNGLAAPIAQKMMKAALER; this is translated from the coding sequence ATGAACAAGACAATCAGGCGCGCTTCGGCCTTCTGTCTGCTCATGGTGCTCGCCCTGCTGGTGCGGGCGACCTGGGTGCAGGGCTACGAGGCCAAGGCGCTCGCGGACAACGAGCACAACCGGCGGAACACCATCGCGCAGTACGCGCATCCGCTCGGGGACATCATCGTGGCCGGTTCACCGGTCACCGGATCGAAGGGGACCAGTGGCGGCGACCTCCGGTACAAGAGGACCTACACACAGGGCGAGCTCTACGCGGCCGTCACGGGCTACAGCTCGCAGGCGTACGGGGCGACCCAGCTCGAAGGCATCTACAGCGGCGTCCTGGACGGCACGGACGACCGCCTGAAGAACCCGGCCGACCTGATCACCGGCAGGCAGGCCGTCCCGGGCAACGTCCTGACCACCATCGACCCCGGCGTCCAGAAGGCGGCGTACGAGGCGCTCGGCGGTGACAAGGGCGCGGCGGTGGCCATCGACCCGAAGACCGGCCGCATCCTCGGCATGGTCTCCACACCTTCGTACGACCCGTCGGAGATCAGCGGTACGGGGGACGGCGACGCCTGGCGGAAGCTGCTGGACGACAAGGACAAGCCGCTGGTGAACCGGGCGCTGCGGCAGCCGCTGGCGCCGGGCTCCACGTTCAAGCTGGTGGTCGCGGCGGCGGCGCTGGAAAACGGTCTGTACGGGTCGGTCGACGAGGCCACCGACAGCCCCGACCCGTACACCCTGCCCGGCACCCGCACGATCCTCCGCAACGAGAACGCCTCCGCCCCCTGCGAGAACGCGACCCTGCGCACCGCCCTCCAGTACTCCTGCAACAACGTCTTCGCCAAGGCGGCGGCCGACCTCGGCCAGGACAAGGTGAAGGAGATGGCGGACGCGTTCGGGTTCGACACCGAGAAGCTGGACGTCCCGGTGCGGGCCTCGAAGAGCGTCTACCCGACCGGTATGGACAAGGCGCAGACGGCGCTGACGGGTATCGGCCAGTTCGAGGTCACCGCGACCCCGCTCCAGATGGCGATGGTCACCGCGGCCCTCGCCAACGGCGGTGAGCTGGCCGCGCCGCACATGGTGTCGTCGGTGACGGACGGGGACGGGTCGGCACTGGAGAAGACCGAGGACGGCGACACGAAGCGGGTGGTGGACGAGAAGACCGCCGAGCAGCTGCGGAGCGCGATGGTGACCGTGGTCGAGGAGGGCACCGGCACCAACGCGAGGATCGCCGGGGCCGAGGTCGGCGGGAAGACGGGGACCGCGCAGAACGGCGTGGACAACAGCAACACCCCGTACGCCTGGTTCACCTCGTACGCGAAGGACGACAGCAGCGGCAAGGAGGTCGCCGTCGCGGTGATCGTCGAGGACTCCGGCTCGGCCCGCTCCGAGGTCAGCGGCAACGGCCTGGCGGCGCCGATCGCGCAGAAGATGATGAAGGCGGCGCTGGAGCGGTGA
- a CDS encoding alpha/beta hydrolase produces MGPAEHGTGPGADAPVHSQGEPGRARTRDGRELYYQRRAGPEGRPTVVFEGGLAAGRSYWAGVQTALADVAPTVVYDRSGLGRSPAAPPGASRRLHALADDLGDLLDHLGPGGPFLLVGHSWGGPLVRLAAAARPARVAGLVLVDPSDEACDLLFEPSMRRAERAGQLATVWLARLGLLGRVYRSLTAALPPDAAADLRAEGFTVAMTRARGRELEDAAGDLRALLKNPPGLAGLPVTVVSAGRTSAGMPESVRRRATVSHAYRARQSPHGRHVVLPEADHMVVTTSAAELAEEIRRLAT; encoded by the coding sequence ATGGGTCCGGCTGAGCACGGTACGGGTCCCGGCGCCGATGCCCCCGTACACAGCCAGGGCGAGCCGGGCCGGGCCCGCACCCGCGACGGGCGGGAGCTGTACTACCAGCGGCGGGCAGGCCCCGAGGGCCGCCCCACCGTGGTCTTCGAGGGCGGGCTCGCCGCGGGCCGCTCGTACTGGGCGGGGGTCCAGACCGCGCTGGCCGATGTCGCGCCGACCGTGGTGTACGACCGCAGCGGGCTGGGCCGCAGCCCCGCCGCCCCGCCCGGGGCCTCCCGTCGGCTCCACGCGCTCGCCGACGACCTGGGCGATCTGCTGGACCACCTGGGCCCAGGCGGCCCCTTCCTCCTGGTGGGCCACAGCTGGGGCGGGCCCCTGGTGCGGCTGGCCGCCGCAGCCCGGCCCGCGCGGGTGGCCGGGCTGGTGCTCGTCGACCCCTCCGACGAGGCGTGCGACCTGCTGTTCGAGCCCTCGATGCGGCGGGCCGAGCGGGCCGGACAGCTGGCGACGGTGTGGCTGGCCCGGCTGGGGCTCCTGGGCCGTGTCTACCGCTCGCTCACCGCCGCCCTGCCGCCCGACGCCGCCGCCGACCTGCGGGCCGAGGGGTTCACGGTCGCCATGACCCGCGCCCGGGGCCGCGAACTGGAGGACGCGGCGGGCGATCTGCGGGCCCTGCTGAAGAACCCGCCGGGGCTCGCGGGGCTGCCGGTGACCGTGGTGTCCGCGGGGCGGACATCGGCGGGCATGCCGGAGTCCGTACGCCGACGGGCGACGGTCTCGCACGCGTACCGGGCCCGGCAGTCGCCGCACGGCCGGCACGTGGTGCTGCCGGAGGCGGACCACATGGTGGTCACCACCTCGGCGGCGGAACTGGCGGAGGAGATACGGCGGCTGGCGACCTGA
- a CDS encoding type I restriction endonuclease subunit M gives MIDEFAKDNLHKRLRRDREALLWKLDGLSPYDARRPLTATGTNLLGLVKHVATVEARYFGEVFGRPSPEPLCRWQDSDGSDHWAAGDETHDQIVGFYRRTWEHADATIDELALDAPGHVPWWPEPYADTNLFAVLVHVIGETNRHAGQSDILREGVDGRTGMRAENEQPVDEEARAARFATIEQAAGAAASAGAREGRSTM, from the coding sequence ATGATCGATGAGTTCGCGAAGGACAACCTGCACAAGAGGCTGCGGCGGGACCGTGAGGCGCTGCTCTGGAAGCTGGACGGCCTGTCCCCGTACGACGCGCGCCGGCCTCTGACGGCGACCGGGACCAACCTCCTCGGCCTGGTCAAACACGTGGCCACGGTCGAGGCCCGATACTTCGGCGAGGTCTTCGGCCGCCCTTCCCCGGAGCCGCTGTGCCGGTGGCAGGACTCCGACGGCAGCGATCACTGGGCGGCCGGGGACGAGACGCACGATCAGATCGTCGGGTTCTACCGGCGTACGTGGGAGCACGCGGACGCGACGATCGACGAGCTTGCCCTCGATGCCCCCGGCCATGTGCCCTGGTGGCCGGAGCCTTATGCGGACACGAACCTGTTCGCCGTCCTGGTCCATGTCATCGGCGAGACCAACCGGCATGCCGGGCAGTCCGACATCCTGCGCGAGGGCGTCGACGGCCGGACCGGGATGCGCGCCGAGAACGAGCAGCCGGTGGACGAGGAAGCCCGTGCGGCCCGCTTCGCGACGATCGAGCAGGCCGCCGGGGCAGCCGCGTCGGCCGGGGCTCGAGAAGGCCGGTCCACCATGTGA